From the genome of Winogradskyella forsetii, one region includes:
- a CDS encoding NAD-dependent epimerase, with protein sequence MKILVTGAAGFIGYYVSKVLLSKGHEVVGLDNINDYYDIDLKFARLNELGVDKNEASEFNVLCQGKSEDFTFVRMNLENREELPKLFKKEQFDIVCNLAAQAGVRYSLENPETYVDSNLVGFLNILECCRNNAIKHLVYASSSSVYGMNKKIPFSTDDNVDHPISLYAATKKSNELMAHTYSHLFKIPTTGLRFFTVYGPWGRPDMAMFLFTDAIVNDRPIKVFNHGNMERDFTYIDDIVEGVVRIIEKSPAKRKESNNLYKVYNIGNNNSVKLLDFIKEIELNLDKVATKNMMEMQPGDVERTWANVDELIKDYDYRPNTSIKHGVKSFIDWFKGYYK encoded by the coding sequence ATGAAAATATTAGTAACAGGAGCTGCGGGTTTTATAGGATATTATGTTTCGAAGGTTCTTTTATCTAAAGGTCATGAAGTCGTTGGTTTAGATAACATCAATGATTATTATGATATTGATTTAAAGTTTGCGCGACTAAATGAGTTAGGTGTTGACAAAAATGAAGCTTCTGAATTTAATGTACTTTGTCAGGGTAAATCAGAAGATTTCACTTTTGTTAGAATGAATCTTGAGAATCGAGAAGAACTTCCAAAATTATTCAAAAAGGAACAATTCGATATTGTCTGCAATCTTGCCGCTCAAGCAGGAGTTCGCTATAGTTTGGAAAATCCTGAAACTTATGTAGATTCAAACTTGGTAGGCTTTTTAAATATTTTGGAATGTTGCAGAAATAATGCTATTAAACATCTGGTCTATGCCAGTAGTTCTAGTGTTTATGGGATGAACAAGAAAATACCATTCTCAACTGATGACAATGTGGACCACCCTATTAGTTTGTATGCAGCCACTAAAAAGAGTAATGAATTGATGGCTCATACGTATAGTCATCTTTTTAAGATACCTACTACTGGGCTTAGATTTTTCACCGTTTACGGACCTTGGGGACGACCAGATATGGCCATGTTTTTATTTACAGACGCCATTGTAAATGATAGACCGATTAAAGTGTTTAACCATGGTAATATGGAACGTGATTTTACTTACATAGATGATATCGTCGAAGGTGTCGTTAGAATCATTGAAAAATCACCGGCAAAGAGAAAAGAATCCAATAATCTTTATAAAGTCTATAACATTGGAAATAATAACTCCGTAAAATTATTAGACTTTATAAAAGAAATTGAACTAAACCTAGATAAAGTAGCAACCAAAAACATGATGGAAATGCAGCCAGGTGATGTGGAACGCACTTGGGCAAATGTAGATGAATTAATAAAGGATTACGATTATAGGCCTAATACTTCTATAAAGCATGGTGTAAAATCCTTTATCGATTGGTTTAAAGGTTATTACAAGTAA